A single genomic interval of Salvelinus namaycush isolate Seneca chromosome 41, SaNama_1.0, whole genome shotgun sequence harbors:
- the LOC120034352 gene encoding ectonucleotide pyrophosphatase/phosphodiesterase family member 7-like, which yields MLWTVSLCLLLAAFSSGVPLDRYSTKGQHKVLLVSFDGFRWDYDRDVDTPNLDTMAKDGVKARYVTPPYLTITSPTHFTLLTGRYIENHGVIHNMWFNITTSEKLPYYATQFKNEWWDNGTLPIWITAQRQGLRAGSLHFPGTQSTYQGETQTVKEVEPRFYDYKNETKWQENVEKVMGTWFSEMDLDFVSLYFGEPDGTGHKYGPDSPERREMVKQVDRTVGYIRSLAEQNGLADSLNIIITADHGMSNVYRNGLVKEITLSRIPGFSFRDIAFHLVDFGPSGMLLPKKGMLDKVYNTLKGAHPHLHVFKKEEMPKRLHFANNNRILPIILFSDPGYVINGFLPVQFNAGEHGFDNEEMDMKPFFRAVGPAFQKNLEVGPFETVNIYPLMCHILGIKPDPNDGHLDATKHMLVSATEDLRQDIKSNIFVGLAAVAGFLVVVFIAVVSFNAFKKENNDRSSEKSVLPGGKEVTQTAL from the exons ATGTTGTGGACAGTGAGTCTCTGCCTCCTGTTGGCCGCGTTCTCTTCAGGTGTACCGCTGGATAGATACAGCACCAAAGGCCAGCATAAAGTACTGCTCGTCTCCTTCGATGGCTTCAGGTGGGACTACGACCGCGATGTGGACACGCCGAATCTGGACACAATGGCCAAAGACGGGGTCAAGGCCAGATATGTGACCCCACCTTACCTCACCATCACCAGTCCCACACATTTCACCCTCCTAACAG GGCGCTACATTGAAAACCATGGGGTGATCCACAACATGTGGTTCAACATCACCACCAGTGAGAAACTGCCTTACTATGCTACCCAGTTTAAGAATGAGTGGTGGGACAACGGCACTCTACCCATCTGGATCACAGCCCAGAGACAG GGTCTGAGGGCTGGCTCTCTTCACTTTCCTGGCACGCAATCCACCTACCAGGGAGAGACGCAAACAGTGAAGGAAGTGGAACCACGGTTTTATGACTACAAAAACGAGACAAAATGGCAAGAGAACGTAGAGAAGGTGATGGGCACCTGGTTCAGTGAGATGGACCTGGACTTTGTGTCACTGTATTTTGGGGAGCCTGATGGCACAGGCCACAAATACGGGCCTGATTCCCCTGAGCGGAGGGAGATGGTCAAGCAGGTGGACAGAACAGTGGGCTACATCCGCAGCTTGGCTGAACAAAACGGACTTGCCGATAGTCTCAACATCATCATCACCGCTGACCATGGGATGAGCAATGTGTACCGCAACGGCTTGGTGAAGGAAATCACCCTTTCCAGGATCCCCGGATTCTCCTTCAGAGATATAGCCTTTCACCTGGTGGACTTTGGGCCCTCTGGGATGCTGCTTCCCAAGAAGGGCATGCTGGATAAGGTCTACAACACCCTGAAGGGGGCGCACCCTCACCTTCATGTCTTCAAGAAGGAGGAGATGCCCAAGCGCCTTCACTTTGCTAATAACAACCGCATCCTACCCATCATTCTCTTCTCTGACCCTGGATATGTCATTAACGGG TTCCTCCCAGTGCAGTTCAACGCGGGGGAGCATGGCTTTGACAACGAAGAAATGGACATGAAGCCCTTCTTCAGGGCTGTGGGGCCGGCGTTCCAAAAGAACCTGGAGGTGGGCCCCTTTGAGACAGTGAACATATACCCCTTGATGTGTCACATACTGGGCATCAAGCCTGATCCCAATGATGGCCACCTGGATGCCACAAAACACATGCTGGTCTCTGCCACAGAGG ACCTCCGTCAGGACATAAAATCAAATATCTTTGTTGGATTGGCAGCAGTGGCTGGATTTCTTGTTGTGGTCTTCATAGCGGTTGTGTCGTTTAATGCATTCAAGAAGGAGAATAATGATAGAAG CTCTGAGAAGTCAGTGCTTCCAGGGGGAAAGGAAGTGACTCAAACTGCCCTTTAA